The nucleotide window TGCTGATGAAGGACATCGAGATCTGCATTGCAGACCATCTGGACATCGTACCACCGTCACATACCCTTCCAACGATGGTCGGGCAGCGGATGACTTGCCACAGTTGCTTTCCAACGGCTTCCTTCAGCTGCTTGGCCTGGTCTGCCGGGAATTCCTTGTTGATGTCGATCCTGTACGGCTTGTCGATCTCGTCGATGAGCTCATCGTCACCGGAGAAGACCTTCACGTAGCAGTCCGCGGTCAGTGCCGGGGAACATTCTGCCATGTGCTCCTGAACGACTGCGCCACCAGGCATTGCATGGTTGACGGTCTCCAGGTAGTGGTTGATGGTCTCTGGGGTAACTTCCTTCTGCAGTCTCTTCTCGATGACGTTGTGGGCGGTGTCCAGACCGGATATTACGGTCCTCCTGATATCGTCCCACGCCTGCTGCATTGCGGCGTTGTTGACGAAGTGCAGGTCATCTGCCTCAGCATATGTGTCGGTGTGGGAGAGCTGGTACGGCATCAAGACACGCTGTCCCATCGGGACACCAATGTCCTGGTTCATCATCGGGATGCCACGTGCCTTGGCGATCTTGTTCGCCTGCTCGACCCATTCCCTCTTCCTCTTGGACTGCTTCCAGCCGCCGAAGGAGTAGTAGCTCGTGTGGACGTCAGTTGGGTCCTCTTTGAACTTCTTCTTCATGGCGGCCATGAACAGCTTTTCCTTTTCCTTTGCCATTGTTTACTCCCCCTTGACATCGAACGGCTTGTAGCCGCACAGGGTCCTCAGTGTGTGTAGCCTCAGGTTCTGGGCCATGACCTCTGGGTCAGCCCTCATGTCCACATCGTCCGCGCGGAACATCGTGGTGTGTGCCTTGAGCCACTTCTCGTCCATCGGCTTTCCGACGGAGATCGGCTTGTCCAACGGTATAGCGACCTGGTCCTTCACGTACTCGACCATTCCGGTCTTGGCGTTGAACCTGTATCTCTGCCACGCGTCGAACATGAGCCCGTTCTCGTCCAGCCTGCATGCGTGTCCGTGCACAGTTGCGCCACGGATACCAGTCCTGGCCGGGTCGAAGGTCTCGTTGTCGATGTACTCCTTTGCTACCTTTTCGAGGTCCCTCTCTCTCATTTCGATGATCTGTCTGCCGGACAGGGTACCGGTATCAATACCGCGGAGCCTGGACATGTACATCTGGGCCCTGAGGTATGGGATGGCCGGGGCGAAATATACGGAGTCAGTGAACTGGATGTATCTGATCCTGTCTCCCTTCTTCGCTCCCTCGATCGGCGTTACGATCTGTCTTATTGAGCAGTCGGGCTCTGTGCCCTCGTCCAGTGGCGGGTGGATCGACCTGTAGTCGGATCCCGGAGCCCTGTGGCCCATGATCTTCACGACGTCATCCATAGCGACATCGCGGAGCTTTTCGAGCTTCTTGCTCGGGTCGATGAACTTGCGCCTGTTCTTCGCGGGCACAGTCATACCTGGATAGAATTGTCTTTCGTACTTTGCCATGTGAATCACCTGTTCTTCTTGTAGTCGGTGACTGTTGGTCTGAATTTTGAGTACCGCCCCACTTCGAGGTTGAATCCGAAAGGCAGCAATTCCTTGCACACCTCTTCGATCTCCTCCATTGCCTTGGGAACGTTGTCGATATCATTGATCTCGACGAATATCCTGCCAACGAGCAGCCTGAGCTCGACCTCTTCCCCTCTGACAGATATTGTCTGCCTTTCGGGATGGTTGACCGGCTGTCCCTTTCCAGGACCTGCGTTCAAAACAGATGGAAGGTCTTCTCCGCTCACGGTAACGTGTCTGACGTTCGGTATCGAGTAGATCCGGTTGAGGATCTTCTCGGTGGTCTCGGCCCTTAGGAGCCTAGCCGGGAATATCAGGATCTCCGGTAACGGAACTTGCTCCGAAGCGGAAGCAGAACTCATTTTCAGGCCACCAGGTCCTTGATCTTCTTGGCCTCCTTGCCGACCACTTTCAACGGTGTCTTGAACTCAGGTATGTCACCGAAAACGTCCTTGATCAACGGGGACGTTGTCTCAGGCGAGAACATCTGGGTTCCAGCATCTAGACAGCAACCGGCTGCGATCACTGGGTTGACGAATCCCTTGGAGTGCCTGGTAACGACGTGGTTACCGTGGAACAGTCCGGGGCCGCCGCCACCATAGATCGAGTGCGAGAAGAATGACATACCGACGGACGTACCCATCGATCGGCCATAGTCCACACCGGGCAGGCTGGTCTCATGCTCAAGCAGATCATTGTAGTATAGGATGGTTGACGGGATACCTTGGGATGCCCTTGCAGCACCGATGTTGACCATTATTGCGGCGAGCATTCCTGCGGCGGCGTATGCGTTCCACAGCGGGAAGTCGTTGGTTGTGTAGGTCTTGAATCCCGACGGCAACTTCTCCTTGACCTTGATGATCTTGTCCTCGATCGCACGGCCGACGATGGACTCAACGACGGTACCGACGGTTCCGGTCTTGCCGTTGTCCTTGGTTATGCCGTATACGATGTTGTTAGCGTTCAGTCCCTGGTATGCGAGACCGAGTAGCTGCTGCCTTTCGAACGGGCCGATTGCGTCGCCCATCTCGAATGACGCGGCATGCTCGAATATCGAGGACAGTGCTGCGGCGTTCATGGCGCTCTTGCCGGTAAGGGCAACAATGTGGTTGGCCATGATGTTCCTGAGGGCGTAACCTGCTCCTTCGTTCAGCTGCGGGACATCCAGGATCGACTTCAGATTAGAGTTCTGGAAGTTGATGGTCTGTGGGTACCTTCCCCAGACGGCCGCCTTGACCATGCTCGCCTGGAACATGTCAACGTCGAACTCGTCGAGGATGACCTGTGTCACTGCTGCGGCGGCTGCGGTGAATCCGGTGGTGTACTCTACACCAGCGTCCAACCTGGCCTCCGGGACGATGACGATCATCTTCTTCCCTTCCATCAAGGTTCTGACTTCAGTGTCATCATCCTTGCTGGTCTTCAGGATATCCTTGGTCTTCTTTGCGATCTTCTCTGCGTTTGCCACAATTGCGAGGTTCATTTCCCTTCCGCGGAGAACTCCACCGCCGACATGGGCTGTCTTGAGACCCTTCTCAATAGCGCCTAGGTCGACCGCGATCGTTCTCTTAGCCAGAGAAACTGTTCGCTTTATGGCTGGGTTGTATAGAGGACTTATTGCCTCGAGGGGCACTTGCTTCTCGATAACTTTGCCCCTGTCGTCATACAAGTCCACCTTGTCCTTGTACTTTGCCATGTTTTACCTCCTTTTTAATAACTCAATTTTCACAGGAGATTTGCATCAATCCAGTGAAAATCGGCTCCCCTTGCGAGGGTATAGTATCAAGCAACACGATTTAAGCTTGATGTTGGATGGATAATCCATCCATCCTAAACGATAGTAAATGAAAAAATGCCATCCAGATGACCGAATGGCAAACTTTAACGGGGTTAATTTTTTTCGATTTTAGGCCGTTAACGATGATTTCACTT belongs to Methanomassiliicoccales archaeon and includes:
- the mcrG gene encoding coenzyme-B sulfoethylthiotransferase subunit gamma codes for the protein MAKYERQFYPGMTVPAKNRRKFIDPSKKLEKLRDVAMDDVVKIMGHRAPGSDYRSIHPPLDEGTEPDCSIRQIVTPIEGAKKGDRIRYIQFTDSVYFAPAIPYLRAQMYMSRLRGIDTGTLSGRQIIEMRERDLEKVAKEYIDNETFDPARTGIRGATVHGHACRLDENGLMFDAWQRYRFNAKTGMVEYVKDQVAIPLDKPISVGKPMDEKWLKAHTTMFRADDVDMRADPEVMAQNLRLHTLRTLCGYKPFDVKGE
- the mcrD gene encoding methyl-coenzyme M reductase operon protein D; the protein is MSSASASEQVPLPEILIFPARLLRAETTEKILNRIYSIPNVRHVTVSGEDLPSVLNAGPGKGQPVNHPERQTISVRGEEVELRLLVGRIFVEINDIDNVPKAMEEIEEVCKELLPFGFNLEVGRYSKFRPTVTDYKKNR
- the mcrB gene encoding coenzyme-B sulfoethylthiotransferase subunit beta, encoding MAKYKDKVDLYDDRGKVIEKQVPLEAISPLYNPAIKRTVSLAKRTIAVDLGAIEKGLKTAHVGGGVLRGREMNLAIVANAEKIAKKTKDILKTSKDDDTEVRTLMEGKKMIVIVPEARLDAGVEYTTGFTAAAAAVTQVILDEFDVDMFQASMVKAAVWGRYPQTINFQNSNLKSILDVPQLNEGAGYALRNIMANHIVALTGKSAMNAAALSSIFEHAASFEMGDAIGPFERQQLLGLAYQGLNANNIVYGITKDNGKTGTVGTVVESIVGRAIEDKIIKVKEKLPSGFKTYTTNDFPLWNAYAAAGMLAAIMVNIGAARASQGIPSTILYYNDLLEHETSLPGVDYGRSMGTSVGMSFFSHSIYGGGGPGLFHGNHVVTRHSKGFVNPVIAAGCCLDAGTQMFSPETTSPLIKDVFGDIPEFKTPLKVVGKEAKKIKDLVA